A window of Sphaeramia orbicularis chromosome 8, fSphaOr1.1, whole genome shotgun sequence genomic DNA:
GATTATCCAGAagcaattttttaatatttattattttatatcccTGTTAAATATAATTCCTACAAGTAATACACATTCAGTCATCAAATTATCTGTCAATAATCTTATAACATTACATTAGAATTCAAGTTTTGTGTATAACCCATCCTAAATGGTAAACAGGTATAAAGTTTACAtgtacatacaaaaaaaacaaaaaaaaacaacgtgcAACGATAAATTTACTATGATAGTGATATGACTGTAAAGTGAAGTAATAGTACCTTGATTTCCGAGTCAGACAGTGCTTTTTCTTCTCTCAAACCAACGTCTTCAAACTCCTGGCTGGAGGAGCTCGTGTCCTCTCcatcgtcctcctcctcttcttcactctGTGGTCGTCTCTCAATCTCACAGTCCAAAGGATTTCCACTGCAATGACGCCAACAACTCATATgagcaacaacaacaactcaTATCAGCAACAACAACTCATATCAGCACAGATCACCGGCATTGTCAGGAGCCATGTTACTAAGGGATTCAGTAGAAGTTTAATGTTTAAGATGATAGGTACACACCGTCGTCCCTCTCAGACACCATTTCATCACAGACTGTAGCATTAATGCTGCTATGCTAAATGTTAGGATGATCAACTTTAACCTACAGGCATTGATACGACATGTTTCAGTACCACTGAGAAGTCACAACAGATAAGAGGGAGTTCAGATCATGCTGTGACTCGTTCATTGCAGTTACACAGATCACACTCTGTAAGACCGAGTGAAAACACACAGTGAACTGTCAGAGAGAGAACTGGCCTCAGTAATAACACATACTTTATATCCTCAAATGAACTTGTTGTAGGCCCTGCTATGCTTTAATGCTCAACACATTCCCTCTGTTCACTGTGGTTCAAACAAAAGTCAGTAGATCCTGATCACATTCAAATATTTTGTGATTTGCACTACATTCTTACCACCTATACTGTATATATTCAGACATATACATGCTACAAACTCATTTGTCATGTCCTTTGAACTTTAGTCtgctaaatacaaaaaaatggttttgtgacatcctttatgtttttgtttgtaacTGAAATTTTAAACACTTCAACAGTCCGTCCACATGTATctggacagtgacacaaattgTGTAATTTTTCCTCTATACACCACCAcattgaaaatgaaatgaaacaatcaaGGTGTGATTGAAGCGTTAATTCAGGGGGTTTATTAAATATATTGCAAAATTTAATATTAGGTTACTAGATATGAGATTCACTAAAGGCACTGTTTTTACACCTACCAATAAGATGAAAGTAAGCAAAAACTACTTTTGTCAATTATTACTAAAAAACAACCCATGAAAAGCAATGTTAATTTCATGATCCAAtcactttttaagacctttcaaAATTGTTTTGATAGCATTTtgttgcctgaaattcaaatttgGAGATTCAAgacttatgctgcattccagagtgctgggaaATTGGAAATTTCCCACGTCCAACTCGCCTGTCCAAGCCAGAGGTccttgttgcaaagtggggccagatagAAGTACCTGTCCTCACCGCGAACTACAAtgtgacgtcaacacaacaatggtagcacacagtgtgcaagttttacaatgaaaaaaataaactttacaatgtataattagctcatcgGTCATTTCGCCTCGTCCATCTTGTTTGCATATGTGAATACACTGAACTGTCCACAGTCAAAATGCCgcttcagtaacaaagcaaattGGAGCTTAGATCTGTGATCTCCATATTTGttatttatgttcaacatggatcacctggaatactcTGAGGTGGGTAATAGTTAACTCCATCTGtgatatattctacctcccagcactctggaatgcagtaTAAGTGCCTGCAAAAATTCACAGGTTTTTAATTAGCATCCTACCTGATACTAGAGTCTGAGGAAGCTCCAGAGGTGTCAGTTCTTGGATGAAATCCTGGAAGGTGGCGTGCCGCAGAGCTCAGCGGGGACGCAAAGGAAGAGGAGGTGGGAGAAGAAACATGACTGGATGTGAGTGGGCTGCTAACAACTCCTCTGCTGTCAGATTTCTTAGAGAGGAAAGCCAAGGGGCTTGAGAGGAAACAAGATGCCAGAGCGGTGAGGGAAGAGCTGGGAGATAGCGCGAGACTCGGGGACAGGTGCTGGGAGCCGCCGTCGTACGAGGCGGATCTCCTGGACGGATAAACCTCCTTACGGAGGCACAGAGGGGCAATCTCTCTCTCCACCTCCACACTGCAGACGGTGTGTCGACGAGCACGCCGCGACGATTTGTGAAAATGAGCGACGAAGGGACTGTGAGTGGACTGGTGCTGGTGTGTCGTGTGGGTCCTGCTGGGCTGAGGTGAATGCATAATCCACGGCGTGTCATGGAGACGGAGAGAGGGGATTTCTGGACAGGAGTAGCTGCGCAACAAGCGGTTTGAAAAGTTTTTTCCGGAGGAGTCTGTCACTGCCAAAGCCAGGTCTGCATCCTCCATGGTGACGGAGTTCTTCACGTTGTCAGTGTGATGTGTCCAACTGTGCAGAACCCGGCACCGTCTCCTCTGGGTATCTGTTCTCCTCACCCTCCTCGTGCTCGACCTTTTCCTGGAGACGGCAACGCTGCTATTGTGGTTGGTTTCAACGTTTAACATCTCTGTGTGACAACTAGCAAACTtttctgtcccattaatttgttggtgacagttcagttcaggttgaCCGTTACTTTCAGACGGCGTCATTTCAAAATAAACAGGCTCCACTGAGTTTTTACCTCTGGCATCTTCAGCCTGACTGTCTTTGGTCGTCACATTACTGATGCATTGCTTTATCTCAGCTGCCTGAGAAGATGTAACAGGACCTTTACACTCTTTTTTGGGTCTTTTGGACAGCTTGGTCTTCAGTCCTGGTTTACCGCTCTCCTCTCTTTCAACCCGGTGAGAGGAGTCTGAATTTGTGGACGAGTCTCCTAAAGTCTCTGATAGAACTGATGAGGTAGAAACCGTTATGTCTAATTCTGTAGCTGGACTCTGGGTTTTTGCTTTCCGTTTAAGTGTTGCTTTGCTTTTGTACTGTAGCTGCTTTACGTCGGAGGGATGAAGAAAGACTTGTGTTAGGGGCTCCTGCTGGGTTTGACTGGTAGAAGTGATTGCCAAAGTGGTTTCTAGATCCATTCCGTTATCGGTGCTTGCGTTCACTTTACCAACACTGGTTCTTTTCTTGGGCCTTTTGGAAGAACTGCTGGGTTTAGCCTTTATGCTGCTGCCCTTTTGGTTGCTATCTACATCATCAGTGCTTTTATCTGAACAATCCCGCTCAGTATCAGGTTTACTTTCAGCCTGTTTGTGCAACACTTCGTGTAACTTAACAAGCATTTCTTGTCCGCCTTTGCATTTTCTATTAGCCCTTGTTAAACCCGTCTTCCTACCAGTTTTTAGTGTCCCTTCACCTTCTACGGTGGTATTTATCGAGGCTGCATCCTTTCTTTGTGATTTTGGCCTTTTCAATATGCTGCTATCTGAATCCAGAGTTGCTAAGTCCTGTTGGTTTTTTGTCTCCTCTGAGTCTGCAGTCACTCTTTTCCTCTTTGTCAACTCTTGGGAATGACAGTTCAGATTTAGCCCCCTCTTCGGTCTCCTAAGACCAGTAGCTGAAGGAGTCTCGGTGTTCGGCTGAGTGTCCAAACTGGGCTTCCAGGTTGGACCGATGCAGCCGTCGTCAGGGTGCTGTAAACAGTCTGTGTCAGGCGGACTATAATGGCTGTTGTCAGTTACAGCTGAATTGGCTTTGACTGAGTTCATCTGAGGAAGCTTCTCCAATTTGATTTTGACACCAGATGCAGGAGTCTTATTTAATTCGCACCTTTTTCCCGGGTGTTTTCTGGGCAGTGGTTTTGGCTGAGTAGCCGGATTGCCTTTCTGGTCCTCACCGACGCCTGACACTTTCAACTTGGATGCATGTGAGGCACTTTGACAGATGGGAGGCCTTGACAGTGAGGAAGATGCAGTACCAGATTGTGAGGTTTCCTTTGAATCTAGGCTGGGTTGCAAAGGCACAGAATCACATAAGCTTTTTTCATTATACGTTACAGCAAATTTGTCCACCTGATCAGAGCTGTTCATGTTAAACTCTAACCTTCTGGAATGTGTAGGAACAACAGTTTTGTTGTTGCTCTCTACATCACTGAGGCTTGATTGATGTGTTTTAGCGTCCTGATAATCATCATTGCTTTGTCCTAATTCCAACATATCGCCTTGTTCAGGGTTCTCAACTCGAAACTCTCTGTCAGCACTTGGTTCATACTCAGTGACGTTGTGTGAATAGTCCAGAGATGGCAGAGGACTATTAGCTTTGAAGAGTTTAACGGGACTCATGACAATCTCTGTAAAACTGGCCATCTTTGACTTGAATGACTGAAACAACGGGCCGATCACCCATCCCTTCGGCTTAGACGTACTTTCAACAGCATGTCCCACAGTCAATCCTATGCAAGTCCTCATGTCAGAGGTATTTTCAGCAAACTCCTCAACTACATTTGCTTCAGCAGAGATATTTGGTTCCTCCAGTGGGGCGTTCTGCAGCTTtttcctataaaaaaaaaaaaaataatagaaatgagAAACTGTACATTTTTATACTTCATCGCACCATTTCCCCAGTAGTATCAAGATCTTAACTAATCTGTTAGCCTGGGACATGAACAAGAACTATCCATAACAGTGTAAACGGTGAATGTaaataaagaagatattttgGGCACATCCACATGAACTCCTACTACTACTCTAAGCTACTTAAGCTTCTTAGTATCTTAATACCCTAGTTGTGTGGTGAAGATACGTAACGCAGGTACGTACGTTTGATAAATGTGTCACAAATTACAAGGAGGCAACAATCAGCATATCTACTATTATCATTACATGACATGTATTCAATTTgaacattgcaaaaaaaaaaaaaaaacacaacaaataccaCAAAATTACCACAGCATAATGTCTGAAACTACTCAACAACATACTTAAAATGTGGGTGCACAGGTGTAACTCGTAACACACTCTAGTCCCCTGCTaagatacagtcacagaaaaaaattattagaccacccctttttttcttcaattttttgttcattttaatgcctggtccaactaaaggtaaatttgtttggacaaatttaatgagaacaacaaaagtATCtcgtagtagtttaatttcagagctgatatctatccattttccatggtttcttgataaaaaccaaaatcacttcagttcttacatcaatatctatgacattgtactgacaaaaacagtgcttttaggcattccatgttttcttttctgtctgttttagtcacatgatacacacaggagttagtactggattgcataaccattgttctgatggcttttgatggtctaataattccCCCCCCCCAACTATGATATGCAGATCTTCACTCGCCACTGGATTGTTATTGCAAATCATATGGAAATCTACTTAAACCAATTCTACATTGGTTGCTCTCACATGCGACTGTAATACAGATTTAACCCCTCTAATATAGTATCAAGTAGAGTCGAGGCCCAGGGCACCGCGGTAGAACAGGCATTAAAGAGGGAAAATAGTGATTTTGTATAACAACGACTAATACTGTGATTAAGTTGATTCACTAAACTGATTGAAGCACTTGAACAGTTGTGATTGTGTTGAATGAATGTAAATGATAAGGTTTAAAGTATTTAGAAAGACTCTTGATTCTTGAATGATTAACTCGTGCttaatgaaatataaaagaaagacGTTGTGTTTCACTAAAACTGTTAAAGACTGTGTAGAAAGGAGAAGTAACAGAACTAAGAGCAGTATTGAGAGGCAGAAGGGAACACTATATGAACACAAGACAAAACAATGACATGATGAAATTTTACACTGAGCAGCTTCTCCCACTAACAAAAACAAGCAGCAGAATCTAGGAAAATATTAGTTCAGACTTACTTCTTATGGTACTCTGACGCAACACTGAAATCAAGTCCATCCTGCAAAATAAATACACCAAACAGTTTagagttattaaaaaaacaaataaaaaaatgtaacacTTCCTGTCAGCTGTAACCGCAACAgctgaacagaaaaacagaaaaatgcttttacattttttttatgtcacTTTCCATAtagataaaataacaaaaatgcaacaaaaactgGAAAATGTTGTACTTGTTTAACAAAATAACAGCAACACTTGTTCACTGACTGCTGCAATTAGACTGAATGAGTGTAATTGATGCACTGAAGCTCCATGGCATTCTATAATATCTGTCGCCTTCGTGTTAGTGGGTCAAATTAAGACACTCTGTTGCTTGTCTGTGTCCGAAGCAGCAGACCGTGAAGGAGGATTAGATCACTCAATTAACCCTCACACCCCATTCACTGTACAGGTCTCCAATGTTGGCATACATGGTTCCGTAGTACAGATGCTGCGTAGACCGATTAGACGGCTTTACTACAGTAAAAATACCAGCAGGGCCAAGCAGTCACAAAGagatcagggaaaaaaaaaccagaaTGACATATTGCAGGGAAGATAAATCTGACCTCGTTTTGTTCCTCCGGCCCATGTGTGCGTTCAACTCTGGGCTGCTTGGATTGTGACACTTGGACCTACAAAAGCAGAGAGACACGTGAGCAGTGACTGGTTTTAATTCTCAACAGAAATGAAGACGGACTTGTTTTTTTGCGGCTGAAGTCATACCATGGTGTCTCTTGGTCTCTTGTGGGGGGACTGATTCTGTCTGGACGGTTTCTGAGCTGCTCTGCTGTCTGTGTTGCTCTGCTTTTTCGGAGTTTGACTTTGAATCCCTTGTATGCGACCGCTCCTCCTGTTGCCCGATATTCCATCATTTACTCGGCTgtgaatgttgaaaaaaatgtgagCAGATTTAGGGAACATGAAGCAGATAATGTAAGCAGACGTTCCTTTTGTAGAGGCTCAGACCGGCCTTCTGTTACATATCAAAGACGCTTACAGAAGTCACGTTAGGGCTTTTATTC
This region includes:
- the prr14 gene encoding uncharacterized protein prr14 isoform X4, whose protein sequence is MRTCIGLTVGHAVESTSKPKGWVIGPLFQSFKSKMASFTEIVMSPVKLFKANSPLPSLDYSHNVTEYEPSADREFRVENPEQGDMLELGQSNDDYQDAKTHQSSLSDVESNNKTVVPTHSRRLEFNMNSSDQVDKFAVTYNEKSLCDSVPLQPSLDSKETSQSGTASSSLSRPPICQSASHASKLKVSGVGEDQKGNPATQPKPLPRKHPGKRCELNKTPASGVKIKLEKLPQMNSVKANSAVTDNSHYSPPDTDCLQHPDDGCIGPTWKPSLDTQPNTETPSATGLRRPKRGLNLNCHSQELTKRKRVTADSEETKNQQDLATLDSDSSILKRPKSQRKDAASINTTVEGEGTLKTGRKTGLTRANRKCKGGQEMLVKLHEVLHKQAESKPDTERDCSDKSTDDVDSNQKGSSIKAKPSSSSKRPKKRTSVGKVNASTDNGMDLETTLAITSTSQTQQEPLTQVFLHPSDVKQLQYKSKATLKRKAKTQSPATELDITVSTSSVLSETLGDSSTNSDSSHRVEREESGKPGLKTKLSKRPKKECKGPVTSSQAAEIKQCISNVTTKDSQAEDARGKNSVEPVYFEMTPSESNGQPELNCHQQINGTEKFASCHTEMLNVETNHNSSVAVSRKRSSTRRVRRTDTQRRRCRVLHSWTHHTDNVKNSVTMEDADLALAVTDSSGKNFSNRLLRSYSCPEIPSLRLHDTPWIMHSPQPSRTHTTHQHQSTHSPFVAHFHKSSRRARRHTVCSVEVEREIAPLCLRKEVYPSRRSASYDGGSQHLSPSLALSPSSSLTALASCFLSSPLAFLSKKSDSRGVVSSPLTSSHVSSPTSSSFASPLSSAARHLPGFHPRTDTSGASSDSSISGNPLDCEIERRPQSEEEEEDDGEDTSSSSQEFEDVGLREEKALSDSEIKVVKKDEERGKVSSIRIRKTLPKPQNNLTPMGLPKPIRVKKKEFSLEEIYTNKNFSKPPESRLETIFEVPLSRRNGSESWFGQRRVKRFMEFLEVGEVRKPKKPLVGVGKAGNSTSRTRRGVSPKDEPSLSVQDVDSLLCSKLDQLNLWLIHDQTQS
- the prr14 gene encoding uncharacterized protein prr14 isoform X3, which encodes MVQVSQSKQPRVERTHGPEEQNEDGLDFSVASEYHKKKKLQNAPLEEPNISAEANVVEEFAENTSDMRTCIGLTVGHAVESTSKPKGWVIGPLFQSFKSKMASFTEIVMSPVKLFKANSPLPSLDYSHNVTEYEPSADREFRVENPEQGDMLELGQSNDDYQDAKTHQSSLSDVESNNKTVVPTHSRRLEFNMNSSDQVDKFAVTYNEKSLCDSVPLQPSLDSKETSQSGTASSSLSRPPICQSASHASKLKVSGVGEDQKGNPATQPKPLPRKHPGKRCELNKTPASGVKIKLEKLPQMNSVKANSAVTDNSHYSPPDTDCLQHPDDGCIGPTWKPSLDTQPNTETPSATGLRRPKRGLNLNCHSQELTKRKRVTADSEETKNQQDLATLDSDSSILKRPKSQRKDAASINTTVEGEGTLKTGRKTGLTRANRKCKGGQEMLVKLHEVLHKQAESKPDTERDCSDKSTDDVDSNQKGSSIKAKPSSSSKRPKKRTSVGKVNASTDNGMDLETTLAITSTSQTQQEPLTQVFLHPSDVKQLQYKSKATLKRKAKTQSPATELDITVSTSSVLSETLGDSSTNSDSSHRVEREESGKPGLKTKLSKRPKKECKGPVTSSQAAEIKQCISNVTTKDSQAEDARGKNSVEPVYFEMTPSESNGQPELNCHQQINGTEKFASCHTEMLNVETNHNSSVAVSRKRSSTRRVRRTDTQRRRCRVLHSWTHHTDNVKNSVTMEDADLALAVTDSSGKNFSNRLLRSYSCPEIPSLRLHDTPWIMHSPQPSRTHTTHQHQSTHSPFVAHFHKSSRRARRHTVCSVEVEREIAPLCLRKEVYPSRRSASYDGGSQHLSPSLALSPSSSLTALASCFLSSPLAFLSKKSDSRGVVSSPLTSSHVSSPTSSSFASPLSSAARHLPGFHPRTDTSGASSDSSISGNPLDCEIERRPQSEEEEEDDGEDTSSSSQEFEDVGLREEKALSDSEIKVVKKDEERGKVSSIRIRKTLPKPQNNLTPMGLPKPIRVKKKEFSLEEIYTNKNFSKPPESRLETIFEVPLSRRNGSESWFGQRRVKRFMEFLEVGEVRKPKKPLVGVGKAGNSTSRTRRGVSPKDEPSLSVQDVDSLLCSKLDQLNLWLIHDQTQS
- the prr14 gene encoding uncharacterized protein prr14 isoform X2, with amino-acid sequence MLTYPSDSLPQIVCPMDEDAIPPNPFCSAPPHSEPPPPVLPFSSVTPSRVNDGISGNRRSGRIQGIQSQTPKKQSNTDSRAAQKPSRQNQSPHKRPRDTMVQVSQSKQPRVERTHGPEEQNEDGLDFSVASEYHKKKKLQNAPLEEPNISAEANVVEEFAENTSDMRTCIGLTVGHAVESTSKPKGWVIGPLFQSFKSKMASFTEIVMSPVKLFKANSPLPSLDYSHNVTEYEPSADREFRVENPEQGDMLELGQSNDDYQDAKTHQSSLSDVESNNKTVVPTHSRRLEFNMNSSDQVDKFAVTYNEKSLCDSVPLQPSLDSKETSQSGTASSSLSRPPICQSASHASKLKVSGVGEDQKGNPATQPKPLPRKHPGKRCELNKTPASGVKIKLEKLPQMNSVKANSAVTDNSHYSPPDTDCLQHPDDGCIGPTWKPSLDTQPNTETPSATGLRRPKRGLNLNCHSQELTKRKRVTADSEETKNQQDLATLDSDSSILKRPKSQRKDAASINTTVEGEGTLKTGRKTGLTRANRKCKGGQEMLVKLHEVLHKQAESKPDTERDCSDKSTDDVDSNQKGSSIKAKPSSSSKRPKKRTSVGKVNASTDNGMDLETTLAITSTSQTQQEPLTQVFLHPSDVKQLQYKSKATLKRKAKTQSPATELDITVSTSSVLSETLGDSSTNSDSSHRVEREESGKPGLKTKLSKRPKKECKGPVTSSQAAEIKQCISNVTTKDSQAEDARGKNSVEPVYFEMTPSESNGQPELNCHQQINGTEKFASCHTEMLNVETNHNSSVAVSRKRSSTRRVRRTDTQRRRCRVLHSWTHHTDNVKNSVTMEDADLALAVTDSSGKNFSNRLLRSYSCPEIPSLRLHDTPWIMHSPQPSRTHTTHQHQSTHSPFVAHFHKSSRRARRHTVCSVEVEREIAPLCLRKEVYPSRRSASYDGGSQHLSPSLALSPSSSLTALASCFLSSPLAFLSKKSDSRGVVSSPLTSSHVSSPTSSSFASPLSSAARHLPGFHPRTDTSGASSDSSISGNPLDCEIERRPQSEEEEEDDGEDTSSSSQEFEDVGLREEKALSDSEIKVVKKDEERGKVSSIRIRKTLPKPQNNLTPMGLPKPIRVKKKEFSLEEIYTNKNFSKPPESRLETIFEVPLSRRNGSESWFGQRRVKRFMEFLEVGEVRKPKKPLVGVGKAGNSTSRTRRGVSPKDEPSLSVQDVDSLLCSKLDQLNLWLIHDQTQS
- the prr14 gene encoding uncharacterized protein prr14 isoform X1 is translated as MVRAEYSPAAKLSDSEEDRQGETDREREPGMLTYPSDSLPQIVCPMDEDAIPPNPFCSAPPHSEPPPPVLPFSSVTPSRVNDGISGNRRSGRIQGIQSQTPKKQSNTDSRAAQKPSRQNQSPHKRPRDTMVQVSQSKQPRVERTHGPEEQNEDGLDFSVASEYHKKKKLQNAPLEEPNISAEANVVEEFAENTSDMRTCIGLTVGHAVESTSKPKGWVIGPLFQSFKSKMASFTEIVMSPVKLFKANSPLPSLDYSHNVTEYEPSADREFRVENPEQGDMLELGQSNDDYQDAKTHQSSLSDVESNNKTVVPTHSRRLEFNMNSSDQVDKFAVTYNEKSLCDSVPLQPSLDSKETSQSGTASSSLSRPPICQSASHASKLKVSGVGEDQKGNPATQPKPLPRKHPGKRCELNKTPASGVKIKLEKLPQMNSVKANSAVTDNSHYSPPDTDCLQHPDDGCIGPTWKPSLDTQPNTETPSATGLRRPKRGLNLNCHSQELTKRKRVTADSEETKNQQDLATLDSDSSILKRPKSQRKDAASINTTVEGEGTLKTGRKTGLTRANRKCKGGQEMLVKLHEVLHKQAESKPDTERDCSDKSTDDVDSNQKGSSIKAKPSSSSKRPKKRTSVGKVNASTDNGMDLETTLAITSTSQTQQEPLTQVFLHPSDVKQLQYKSKATLKRKAKTQSPATELDITVSTSSVLSETLGDSSTNSDSSHRVEREESGKPGLKTKLSKRPKKECKGPVTSSQAAEIKQCISNVTTKDSQAEDARGKNSVEPVYFEMTPSESNGQPELNCHQQINGTEKFASCHTEMLNVETNHNSSVAVSRKRSSTRRVRRTDTQRRRCRVLHSWTHHTDNVKNSVTMEDADLALAVTDSSGKNFSNRLLRSYSCPEIPSLRLHDTPWIMHSPQPSRTHTTHQHQSTHSPFVAHFHKSSRRARRHTVCSVEVEREIAPLCLRKEVYPSRRSASYDGGSQHLSPSLALSPSSSLTALASCFLSSPLAFLSKKSDSRGVVSSPLTSSHVSSPTSSSFASPLSSAARHLPGFHPRTDTSGASSDSSISGNPLDCEIERRPQSEEEEEDDGEDTSSSSQEFEDVGLREEKALSDSEIKVVKKDEERGKVSSIRIRKTLPKPQNNLTPMGLPKPIRVKKKEFSLEEIYTNKNFSKPPESRLETIFEVPLSRRNGSESWFGQRRVKRFMEFLEVGEVRKPKKPLVGVGKAGNSTSRTRRGVSPKDEPSLSVQDVDSLLCSKLDQLNLWLIHDQTQS